One genomic region from Nocardioides plantarum encodes:
- a CDS encoding potassium transporter Kup, translating to MGKPEADVAVEQHGKKATAALTLGALGIVFGDIGTSPIYTMQTVFNPEDPHPVSVTTDHVYGIASLIFWSVTLLVTIKYVLIVLRADNQGEGGILSLMTLLTRRDAPGSKRTKVVLAALGIFGASLFFGDSMITPAISVLSAVEGVELVQPSFEPYVVPVTAVIIVALFAGQRFGTAKVGRLFGPVMVVWFSTIGFFGLLGIIGDPEVLKGLSPTYALHFLVTDFGTAFFALAACVLAITGAEALYADLGHFGRPAIARAWLFGAFPACILSYLGQAALILEDNDNSRAPFFLLVPDWLLVPLVLLATAATVIASQAVITGAFSVSRQAVQLGYLPRLRMLYTSEETSGQIYVPWINWVLMIAVLVLVFSFRSSASLAYAFGMAVTGTIALSSVLLAYLAWKHWKLPLPLVVVGAVLFLSIELLFFAANLTKLESGAWLPLLIATAVFTVLMTWQAGRAQVTRRRNTHEGQLRDFVDQLHDGHPVLTRTPGTAVFLNRDMDTTPLAMRANVEHNRVLHEHVVILSVETVLVPVVHEDQRITVDDLGWTDDGIVYVLARYGYTEVPDVPAILERARGMTKELSVGPEDTTYFVSTIELRAGDEPGMSKWRKRLFVATAGISADAVGYFNLPRDRTVIMGSQIDV from the coding sequence ATGGGAAAGCCGGAGGCGGACGTGGCCGTGGAGCAGCACGGCAAGAAGGCGACCGCGGCGCTGACCCTGGGCGCGCTCGGCATCGTGTTCGGCGACATCGGGACGAGCCCGATCTACACGATGCAGACCGTGTTCAACCCCGAGGACCCACACCCGGTGTCGGTGACGACCGACCACGTCTACGGCATCGCCTCGCTGATCTTCTGGTCGGTGACGCTGCTGGTGACGATCAAGTACGTGCTGATCGTGCTGCGCGCCGACAACCAGGGCGAGGGCGGCATCCTGTCGCTGATGACGCTGCTGACCCGGCGCGACGCGCCCGGGTCGAAGCGCACCAAGGTCGTGCTCGCCGCCCTCGGCATCTTCGGGGCGTCGCTGTTCTTCGGCGACAGCATGATCACCCCGGCGATCTCGGTGCTGTCGGCGGTCGAGGGCGTCGAGCTGGTGCAGCCGTCGTTCGAGCCGTACGTCGTCCCGGTCACCGCGGTGATCATCGTGGCGCTCTTCGCCGGGCAGCGCTTCGGCACCGCCAAGGTCGGACGGCTGTTCGGCCCGGTGATGGTGGTGTGGTTCTCCACGATCGGGTTCTTCGGGCTGCTCGGCATCATCGGCGACCCCGAGGTGCTCAAGGGCCTCTCCCCGACGTACGCGCTGCACTTCCTGGTCACCGACTTCGGCACCGCGTTCTTCGCGCTGGCGGCCTGCGTGCTGGCCATCACCGGCGCCGAGGCGCTGTACGCCGACCTCGGCCACTTCGGGCGCCCCGCGATCGCGCGGGCGTGGCTGTTCGGCGCGTTCCCGGCGTGCATCCTCAGCTACCTCGGCCAGGCCGCGCTGATCCTGGAGGACAACGACAACTCGCGGGCGCCGTTCTTCCTGCTGGTGCCCGACTGGCTGCTCGTGCCGCTGGTGCTGCTGGCCACCGCCGCCACCGTGATCGCCTCTCAGGCCGTCATCACCGGTGCGTTCTCGGTGTCGCGCCAGGCCGTGCAGCTCGGCTACCTGCCGCGACTGCGGATGCTCTACACCTCCGAGGAGACCTCGGGGCAGATCTACGTGCCGTGGATCAACTGGGTGCTGATGATCGCCGTGCTGGTGCTGGTGTTCAGCTTCCGGAGCTCGGCGTCGCTGGCCTACGCGTTCGGCATGGCCGTGACCGGCACGATCGCGCTCAGCTCGGTGCTGCTGGCCTACCTGGCCTGGAAGCACTGGAAGCTGCCGCTGCCGCTGGTCGTGGTCGGTGCGGTGCTCTTCTTGTCGATCGAGCTGCTGTTCTTCGCCGCCAACCTCACCAAGCTCGAGAGCGGTGCCTGGCTGCCGCTGCTCATCGCCACCGCCGTCTTCACCGTGCTGATGACCTGGCAGGCCGGTCGCGCCCAGGTGACCCGGCGCCGCAACACCCACGAGGGACAGCTGCGCGACTTCGTCGACCAGCTCCACGACGGCCACCCCGTGCTCACCCGCACCCCCGGCACCGCGGTGTTCCTCAACCGCGACATGGACACCACGCCCCTGGCGATGCGCGCCAACGTCGAGCACAACCGGGTGCTCCACGAGCACGTGGTGATCCTGTCCGTCGAGACCGTGCTCGTGCCCGTCGTCCACGAGGACCAGCGGATCACCGTCGACGACCTCGGCTGGACCGACGACGGCATCGTCTACGTGCTGGCCCGCTACGGCTACACCGAGGTGCCCGACGTGCCCGCGATCCTCGAGCGGGCCCGCGGGATGACCAAGGAGCTCTCCGTGGGACCCGAGGACACGACGTACTTCGTGTCCACGATCGAGCTGCGCGCCGGCGACGAGCCCGGCATGTCGAAGTGGCGCAAGCGGCTGTTCGTCGCCACCGCCGGCATCTCCGCCGACGCCGTCGGCTACTTCAACCTGCCGCGCGACCGCACCGTGATCATGGGGTCCCAGATCGACGTGTGA
- a CDS encoding potassium channel family protein, giving the protein MDEHLTGTAANPARGKVNLPERNRSPWFVLGRRLLLALAILLGTVLLVYLDREGYADNNDPTGEISLIDSLYYTTVTLSTTGYGDIAPVSDAARLVNAFIITPARIAFLVLLIGTTLEVLASQGRELIRISRWRKNMGHHVVVIGYGTKGRSAVETLVGNGVDREGVVVVDPSATALADAHADNLAVVTGDATRRDVLRRAGVAQADQVIICTGRDDSNVLAALTVRQLNPDAWIVASVSEQENAPLMRQSGANSVITSSDAVGRLIGLSTLSPTLGTVMEDLLTYGEGLEVAERELLVSEVGKQPQSVPDQVIAVVRDEQVYRYFDPVVALLARGDRLVVVRPAKELPWAPRPGTHNEDFASDEDD; this is encoded by the coding sequence GTGGATGAGCACCTGACCGGTACGGCGGCCAACCCGGCCCGCGGCAAGGTCAACCTCCCCGAGCGCAACCGCTCACCGTGGTTCGTGCTGGGCCGGCGGCTGCTGCTGGCGCTGGCGATCTTGCTGGGGACCGTGCTGCTGGTCTACCTCGACCGCGAGGGGTATGCCGACAACAACGACCCGACGGGCGAGATCAGCCTCATCGACTCGCTCTACTACACGACCGTCACGCTCAGCACGACCGGCTACGGCGACATCGCCCCGGTCAGCGACGCGGCGCGGCTCGTCAACGCCTTCATCATCACCCCGGCGCGCATCGCGTTCCTGGTGCTGTTGATCGGCACCACCCTGGAGGTGCTCGCCTCGCAGGGGCGCGAGCTGATCCGGATCTCTCGCTGGAGGAAGAACATGGGCCACCACGTCGTCGTCATCGGCTACGGCACCAAGGGCCGCAGCGCCGTTGAGACGCTCGTCGGCAACGGCGTCGACCGCGAGGGCGTCGTCGTCGTCGACCCCTCGGCGACCGCCCTGGCCGACGCCCACGCCGACAACCTCGCCGTGGTCACCGGCGATGCGACCCGCCGCGACGTGCTGCGTCGCGCCGGCGTCGCGCAGGCCGACCAGGTGATCATCTGCACCGGCCGCGACGACTCCAACGTGCTCGCCGCCCTCACCGTGCGCCAGCTCAACCCCGACGCGTGGATCGTCGCCTCGGTCTCCGAGCAGGAGAACGCGCCGCTGATGCGCCAGTCCGGCGCCAACTCGGTGATCACCTCCTCCGACGCGGTCGGCCGGCTGATCGGCCTGTCGACCCTCTCGCCGACCCTGGGCACCGTCATGGAGGACCTGCTCACCTACGGCGAGGGCCTCGAGGTCGCCGAGCGCGAGCTGCTCGTCTCCGAGGTCGGCAAGCAGCCGCAGTCGGTGCCCGACCAGGTGATCGCGGTGGTGCGCGACGAGCAGGTCTACCGCTACTTCGACCCCGTGGTCGCCCTGCTGGCCCGCGGCGACCGCCTGGTCGTCGTACGCCCGGCCAAGGAGCTGCCGTGGGCGCCGCGCCCCGGCACCCACAACGAGGACTTCGCCTCCGACGAGGACGACTGA